The Alkalibacter rhizosphaerae genomic sequence TTCCAAAAAAACAAGAAATCAGAAAAGGAGACGGACAAAAATGAACAAGAAGGAAGAAATCATCCAAAGCATTGAATCGGCGGCCGTGGATGCCCAGCTGCGGGACGACATCTGCGCCAGAAGCACCATGCACGGGTTGCAGACGTATTTTGACTTTATTCCGGAAGAGATGGTGACCGCCACCCTGTCTTTGGCCGGAGGATGCGGTTCCGCCAGTGGCTCCTGCGGCGCCTACTGCAGCGGACTGCTGGCAGTGGGTCTGAAATTCAACCCCACCTTGGAAGAGGAGTTGAAAAACCCTGAATCCAGAATGCGGGGGGCCATGAAATTCATGGAATATCGGGACCGTTTTCTGGAGATCTACGGAACCACCCTTTGTCCGGAGATCCAGAAGCAGCTCTTTGGAAAAGGCTTCGATTTGACGGACGACAAAGACCATGCCGAATTTTTGACCACTCCGGGTCATGAAGCAAAGTGCGGTGAGGTGGTGGCCGAAGCCGCCCGCCTGGCAGCCGAGATGATCCTGGAAGGGGAATCGTGATCCTACCTGCAGAAAAAAAGAGTCAACCCAGATCGGGTTGGCTCTTCTTCAATTTTCCTGCCAGCATCATGATCATCCGGCCAAAACCCCTGGGAACGGAGCCGGCGCTTTTGGGCAGCACCTCCAGGACCAGGCTTTTCCGGGCTGCCCGTCGGATGGATCGCCGAAATCCGTACTCTTTGGTTTGTGCGGGATCCACCAGGACCGCTTTGGCGGCATAGCCGATCTTCAAGGTGACAAAAGCCGCCAATACTCCCTGGATCACGGAATCCATGGTCTTTGCCAGCAGTTTTCCTGTGGCCACATCCCCGAAGGATTCCATCATTTCTTCCATGTATTCATTGATCTCCAGTTCTTCCAGCTGGTTTACCACAAAGGCAGTCAGAAAAACATTTCGCAAGATCCGCAGGATGTTGAAAAAAGAGGGCCGTACGCCAAAACGGTCCACCAGTTTTCCGATCATGCGAAAATTGTAGTAGACCACGGCAATGATGTCAACAACGCCGTTGGGTGAGATGGCCGTGGTGAGAAAGGTCAAAATACTGGTTTGAACGATGGTATCGTCCACTTCTTTTTCCCGCAATTGCAAGGCATCCACCAACCCCTGCCGGGAAGGGACCGCTTCCAGCAGGTCCTTTTTCTCCTCTTCTTCCGCATTTTTCATCAATGCCTGCTGGATCTCTTTCAGGGTTTTTGCATCCGGTTCCTCTTCCTTAAAAAGGGCGCCAAAATCTCGAACCGGAGCCTTCAACATCCACCGGACCGGAATAGCGATGGCCCATAGGATCAGAAAGACCAGGAATACGTAGAATCCGATTTCCACCCAGGGATGGATCCTTCCCAGCCGCTCTCCCATCTCCAACATGTCGTTGACCAGGCGCAAAAGGAAAAAAACAAATAGCAAACTCAACAAAATGGACCAGCTTTTTTTCATCCTCAACGATCTTCTCCTTTATCCAGATCCAATCCAACCCTGTCTTTTCCAGAACCCAGCATGGAATGGATGTGCAGGTAGTTCAATATGTCCGTTCGGGATACGATCCCCAACAATTCTCCTTCTTCCATGACCAATACCCGGCCCACGCCGTTTCGAAAGACCTTCTCCATGGCTTTGGATACACAATCTCCCGGAGCCACCACCAAGTCTTCCCCCAGCGGCTGGGCCATGCTTCCAACGGTGGTTTCGTCCCACAGGGTCCGGTCCAGGCGGCGGACCTGTTCCACGCCGATGATCCCCATGATCTCGTTGATTCGGCGCACCGGAAAGATGGAGTACTTGTATTTGTAGAAATAATCTTCCGTCAAGGTTTTGATATCGGTAAAGTAGGCCACTTCCACCACGTTTTTGGTCATGAACTCCCGTACGCATATTTTATTGAACAGGTCCGACATCATGACCTGCTGGTAGCTTGTCTGTGCAGCCTGGGTGATGAACCAGCCGATGAACAGCATCCACAAGCCATTGAGGAAGTTTCCGCTGAACGCCAGAAAAACTCCGTTGAAAATGAGCAGGTATCCGAAAAAAGTACCGGTCATGGATGCGATCCGAGTGGCCTTTTTCCGATCCTTGGTTTTTTTCCAGATGATGGCCCGGAGCACCCGTCCTCCATCCAACGGAAAGGCCGGCACCAGGTTGAACAGGGCCAGGATAAAATTCACCATGCTCAGATATCCCAACGGTACATAGATCAGTGCGGGTCCCCCTAATCTGGCCAGCAGTTCCCCTGCCAGCAAAAACACACCACCCAAAATCAGGCTGGTGGCCGGTCCTGCAATGGCGATTCGAAATTCTTTTCCCGGCTCGTCTGCGTCCTGTTCGATCTGGGCCAACCCTCCAAAAATGAACAAGGTGATCTTTTTCACTTCCGTCCCTTCCCTCAAGGCCACCAGGGAGTGGGCCAACTCGTGGAGCAAGACGGAACTGAAAAACAAAAGGGCCATGATCACGGCGATCATCCATGCCGTGGTTGCTGCAACCCCCTCAAAGTTCATCGGCAGATAGCTGGTGGCCAACGCATAGGTCAGTAATGCAAATATAACGATCCAGCTTATGTTGATCTCAATGGATATGCCTTTGATCTTTCCTATTTCAAATGAATTTTTCATTGCATCCCTCCTACCTCTTGCTTCAATACATGAACTGACTCAAGTGGGCGGGACCCTTTAAAACGTCCCGGTAAACGGTCAGCGCACCCGTGGAGTCCGGACGTATGTGCCATTTCACCAGGGCGATGTTTCCGTCGGAGATCTCCAGTCCCGTTATGCCCAGGGGAAAAACACAGGCTCCCGTATTAAAATAGGACTCCCCTGTATTGCTGACAAACTTGGGCCGGTGGGTATGTCCGGCGATCAGCATTTTTTTGTTTTCCTTGATCCACTTGGAATAATTTCGCTCGATTTTATGACATTTGTGCATGTTTTTCGACGGGCTGGACGGATTTTTGAATCCAATGACATGAAAATAATGCCACAAGTGCCGGTTCAAAAACTTGGTCACCGGCCAAAACTGATCATTAAGGAAATCTCCCTGGTGTCCATGGACCACCAGGATCTCCTTTTGGGTGTCTTCATGCTCCAGTACCAATGCCTCATGGACCCGAAGACCCGGGAAGAGGATATCAAAGGTATCTTCATAGATATCGTAAAATTGATGAAGATTCTGTTCCACATACTCTTCGAATTTCAGCTCCATATTGTGATTTCCATATAACATGTACAGCCGGTTTTGCCGGTAAAACTCGCTGATCAGGGTATAAATGTCTCCATAGGCTCGTATGATGTACTTGAATTTTTCATGTTCCCACAGCTCATCCCCGTCTCCTGCTTCAATATAGGTATATCCATTGTCAAAGTAGTAGTTCAAGGCATGGTAATAAATGTTCTGGTTGTGGGCAAATTCATCGGAAAGAGAATTGTCTCCCCGATGGACATCGCTGAAAATGATGAACTTTGACCGGTCATTGAAGGAGACCCGATGTGCTGTTTCGTATGCTTCCGTCAACCGCTGTGTGGTTTTCATGTCCTTCCTCCTCTACGTCAAAATAACATCTTTAATGATCCATATCCTTCTTCTTCCAGCTTGTCCAGGGGTATGAACCGAAGCGCTCCGCTGTTCATGCAAAAGCGAAGTCCCCCTTCCGCCCTTGGACCGTCTGGGAAAACGTGACCCAGGTGGGTCTTTCCGCTGCGGCTGATCACTTCTACCCGCTCCATCCCCAGGGAGGTGTCCACCACGTACTCCACCACGTCCCACTGGATGGGTTTGGTAAAGCTTGGCCAACCGGTCCCCGAGTCGAATTTATCCGTGGACAAAAACAGAGGCTCTCCTGTCACGATGTCCACATACAAACCTTCTTCCTTGTTGTCCCAATAGGCATTGTCGAATGCCCGTTCCGTGCCCTTCCCCTGGGTGATCTGGTATTGCTGGGTGCTCAACCGCTCCTGTAGCTCCTCCTCGGAGGGCTTGGGATAATCCCGAGCCCGGATCACCGGTTTTTCGTTGGGTATGTCAGCAAGGGAAATGTGACAGTATCCTCCCGGGTTTTTATCCAGATAATCCTGATGGTAATCCTCCGCCAGGACGTAGTTTTTCAAGGGTTCCCTTTCCGTGACCACCGCTTCTTCCAACTTGCTTTCCACGGCAGCCGTCACCTCTTCGATGATCTTCTTGTCTGCCGGATCCACATAATAGATCCCCGTGCGATATTGCACTCCTACGTCGTTCCCCTGCCGGTTCAAACTGGTGGGATCGATGATCTCATAATAATAGGTGAGCAGGGTATCCAGGGAAAGACGCTGGGGGTCATAGACGATGTACACCGTCTCTGCATGTCCTGTTCTTCCAATAGTACGATAGGAGGTTTCCTCTCCTTGGCCATTGGCATATCCCACATTGGTGTATACCACGCCATTTATTCGATTGAAATACGCCTCCACTCCCCAAAAGCAGCCTCCAGCAAGGTAGATTTCCTTGTATCGGCTCCTTGTATAATCCGGCGTCACCTCTTTGTTCATGCGATCCAGGTCATCTTCGTCGTTTCGAAAACGATGGAACAACTGAAATCCACCGAGCAGCACGACGATGCCCAAACCGATAGCGATCCATTTCATCCATGTCCAATCCATGATGTTCCCTTCCTTTCTTTGTGATACGTCCCTTATACCCAAAAACCAAAAGAATCAATCCAACAGAAAACACCATCCCGGTGGAATGGTGTGGTGGGTCATATTTGTTCTAGGGAACAACACGTTATCTTTTTCCATAGGAAATGGCATTGACAGGACAGATGACGGTGCAATTCTGGCACTGGTGACAAAGGGTGGCATCGATCCGAGCTTTCCGGTTTTCCGGATCCACGGCAATGGCGGCAGAGGGGCAGACTTTTTCGCATTTTTTACAGCCGATGCAATCTTCCATCGACACTTTTTTCGACAACCTGGCAAATCGGCCCGTCCAGCTCTGGACCAGTCCGAAGGGACACAGGTGATTGTGAAAAAATTCCGGCCGGTAAAAAATGGTCACTACGACGGCGATGCCCAGAAATACGAACAGCAAGGGGATGTTTTTCCCCAGAAATCTTTTGGACAACACCAAAATTGCCACGGAAAGCACCAGAAGGATTGCTGCTCCGGCCTGTCCCTTCAAAAACTTCGGAACTTCCCGCCGTTTCAAGCCCATTTTCCTGGTGATCCAATCCACGGGAACCATCAAAGTATTCATGGGGCAAACATACCCGCAAAAAAATCTGCCAAAGAACAGTGCTCCCACGACGGTCACACCAAACAAGGCCAGCCATAGATTCATCTTTCCTTGGAGAATCAACCATAAAAAAATTCCCAGAAAAGCAATTCGCACCAAGGTGGTGACTGTCTTTTTCATCATCATTCTCCCCTTTCCTTTACTTATGATCAGGATACCGGTATAATGACAAAAAAGGTGTTACATATGTCACACTAGGAGGTTTTTTTATGGAAACTGCCTTCCGGCAAACAAATCCCCTCTTGCAGACCCTTTCTCAGGAACAGATCGACCGCCTTCTTTCCCAAGGCAAAGTGACAAAAAAAACAGTCCAGCGGGGACAGGTCCTTCACTTGGAAGGAGATCCCTGTACCGGTTTGGAGATCCTTCTAACCGGTCAGGTCCACGTGGAAAGAACGGACGAGAACGGCTATGTACTCATCGTATCCCGTTTTTTGCCTGGAGATCTTCTGGGCGGCAACCTCCTCTTTTCCAAAGAACCCTTCTATCCAATGCTGGTACAAGCCAAAGAGACAAGCCATATCCTCCATCTGCCCAAACAGACGGTACTGGACCTGTGCTTGTCCAACGGTGACTTTCTACTGAGATTTTTAGAAGGGATCTCCGACAATGCCTCTCTCCTTGGCAATGCCATCCGCAATCATATACGGGTCCCCTTGCGCCAGAGCCTCCTGCGATTTTTGGAAAAGGAAGCCCAGCGCCAGGGCACCAGGGTGATCTTGCTGCCCTGTTCCAAAAAAACCTTGGCAGACATGTTCGGCGTGGCCAGGACCAGCTTTTCCAGAACATTGCAGGAAATGAGAGAGGAAGGACTGCTGGATTTTGACCGTAAGACCATCACACTCCATGATAAATTGGACGCTCATGATCCTCGGTGAAGGTTTTGTCCGGCACATAGTTGGGTATACCATCAGTAATCAAACAAGATATCGGAGGGATCCTAGTGGAAACAA encodes the following:
- a CDS encoding site-2 protease family protein; this encodes MKNSFEIGKIKGISIEINISWIVIFALLTYALATSYLPMNFEGVAATTAWMIAVIMALLFFSSVLLHELAHSLVALREGTEVKKITLFIFGGLAQIEQDADEPGKEFRIAIAGPATSLILGGVFLLAGELLARLGGPALIYVPLGYLSMVNFILALFNLVPAFPLDGGRVLRAIIWKKTKDRKKATRIASMTGTFFGYLLIFNGVFLAFSGNFLNGLWMLFIGWFITQAAQTSYQQVMMSDLFNKICVREFMTKNVVEVAYFTDIKTLTEDYFYKYKYSIFPVRRINEIMGIIGVEQVRRLDRTLWDETTVGSMAQPLGEDLVVAPGDCVSKAMEKVFRNGVGRVLVMEEGELLGIVSRTDILNYLHIHSMLGSGKDRVGLDLDKGEDR
- a CDS encoding serine/threonine protein phosphatase, producing the protein MKTTQRLTEAYETAHRVSFNDRSKFIIFSDVHRGDNSLSDEFAHNQNIYYHALNYYFDNGYTYIEAGDGDELWEHEKFKYIIRAYGDIYTLISEFYRQNRLYMLYGNHNMELKFEEYVEQNLHQFYDIYEDTFDILFPGLRVHEALVLEHEDTQKEILVVHGHQGDFLNDQFWPVTKFLNRHLWHYFHVIGFKNPSSPSKNMHKCHKIERNYSKWIKENKKMLIAGHTHRPKFVSNTGESYFNTGACVFPLGITGLEISDGNIALVKWHIRPDSTGALTVYRDVLKGPAHLSQFMY
- the msrB gene encoding peptide-methionine (R)-S-oxide reductase MsrB codes for the protein MDWTWMKWIAIGLGIVVLLGGFQLFHRFRNDEDDLDRMNKEVTPDYTRSRYKEIYLAGGCFWGVEAYFNRINGVVYTNVGYANGQGEETSYRTIGRTGHAETVYIVYDPQRLSLDTLLTYYYEIIDPTSLNRQGNDVGVQYRTGIYYVDPADKKIIEEVTAAVESKLEEAVVTEREPLKNYVLAEDYHQDYLDKNPGGYCHISLADIPNEKPVIRARDYPKPSEEELQERLSTQQYQITQGKGTERAFDNAYWDNKEEGLYVDIVTGEPLFLSTDKFDSGTGWPSFTKPIQWDVVEYVVDTSLGMERVEVISRSGKTHLGHVFPDGPRAEGGLRFCMNSGALRFIPLDKLEEEGYGSLKMLF
- a CDS encoding C-GCAxxG-C-C family protein, producing the protein MNKKEEIIQSIESAAVDAQLRDDICARSTMHGLQTYFDFIPEEMVTATLSLAGGCGSASGSCGAYCSGLLAVGLKFNPTLEEELKNPESRMRGAMKFMEYRDRFLEIYGTTLCPEIQKQLFGKGFDLTDDKDHAEFLTTPGHEAKCGEVVAEAARLAAEMILEGES
- a CDS encoding Crp/Fnr family transcriptional regulator, which encodes METAFRQTNPLLQTLSQEQIDRLLSQGKVTKKTVQRGQVLHLEGDPCTGLEILLTGQVHVERTDENGYVLIVSRFLPGDLLGGNLLFSKEPFYPMLVQAKETSHILHLPKQTVLDLCLSNGDFLLRFLEGISDNASLLGNAIRNHIRVPLRQSLLRFLEKEAQRQGTRVILLPCSKKTLADMFGVARTSFSRTLQEMREEGLLDFDRKTITLHDKLDAHDPR
- a CDS encoding 4Fe-4S binding protein gives rise to the protein MKKTVTTLVRIAFLGIFLWLILQGKMNLWLALFGVTVVGALFFGRFFCGYVCPMNTLMVPVDWITRKMGLKRREVPKFLKGQAGAAILLVLSVAILVLSKRFLGKNIPLLFVFLGIAVVVTIFYRPEFFHNHLCPFGLVQSWTGRFARLSKKVSMEDCIGCKKCEKVCPSAAIAVDPENRKARIDATLCHQCQNCTVICPVNAISYGKR
- a CDS encoding DUF697 domain-containing protein codes for the protein MKKSWSILLSLLFVFFLLRLVNDMLEMGERLGRIHPWVEIGFYVFLVFLILWAIAIPVRWMLKAPVRDFGALFKEEEPDAKTLKEIQQALMKNAEEEEKKDLLEAVPSRQGLVDALQLREKEVDDTIVQTSILTFLTTAISPNGVVDIIAVVYYNFRMIGKLVDRFGVRPSFFNILRILRNVFLTAFVVNQLEELEINEYMEEMMESFGDVATGKLLAKTMDSVIQGVLAAFVTLKIGYAAKAVLVDPAQTKEYGFRRSIRRAARKSLVLEVLPKSAGSVPRGFGRMIMMLAGKLKKSQPDLG